In one window of Micromonospora cathayae DNA:
- a CDS encoding MFS transporter, which produces MSTDRQTPMTGPPRPRVTEVLRAPQVSWVLVASLVGRVPLGAAPLALLLFARDTMTISLAGLLVGAYSAGLAVGQPMLARMADRWRQPPVMWAAVALSTAGFVLTAVRPAPALAVLAAVAAGLGAPPFEAGLRVLWKDLVADRLRHAAYTLDVTIQELIFIAGPLLTMVALAVAGPAGGLLVIAAGQVVGTALFTLAPVVRGWRGETAVRHWAGPLRAARLRLLLAVTALVGAAVGATTVAVAGYAEAEGVRSWAGWLLAAQATGALVGGLVSARHTPSDPRRHLRLAVALLAVGYLPLLLVPPPLLMAVGMAVSGLALPTVLTGIFLSADGAAPPGTAAESFAWVATAFALGSAAGSAVDGALLDTVGGVLVGFAPAPLLILGAALLVRVGTRTVQPR; this is translated from the coding sequence ATGTCCACCGACCGTCAGACCCCGATGACCGGACCACCCCGTCCCCGCGTGACCGAGGTGCTGCGTGCGCCCCAGGTGAGCTGGGTGCTGGTGGCGAGCCTGGTGGGACGCGTCCCGCTGGGCGCCGCCCCGCTGGCCCTGCTGCTGTTCGCCCGGGACACGATGACCATCTCGCTGGCCGGCCTGCTGGTCGGCGCGTACTCCGCCGGGCTGGCCGTCGGGCAGCCGATGCTGGCCCGGATGGCCGACCGGTGGCGGCAGCCGCCGGTGATGTGGGCGGCGGTGGCGCTGTCCACGGCCGGCTTCGTGCTCACCGCCGTACGTCCCGCCCCGGCGCTGGCGGTGCTCGCCGCCGTCGCCGCCGGGCTCGGCGCGCCGCCGTTCGAGGCGGGGCTACGGGTGCTCTGGAAGGACCTCGTCGCCGACCGGCTGCGGCACGCCGCGTACACCCTGGACGTGACCATCCAGGAGCTGATCTTCATTGCCGGGCCCTTGTTGACCATGGTGGCGCTGGCCGTCGCCGGACCGGCCGGCGGGCTGCTGGTGATCGCCGCCGGCCAGGTCGTCGGTACCGCCCTGTTCACCCTCGCCCCGGTGGTGCGAGGCTGGCGCGGCGAGACCGCCGTACGGCACTGGGCCGGTCCGCTGCGCGCGGCCCGGCTGCGGCTGCTGCTGGCCGTCACCGCCCTGGTCGGCGCGGCGGTGGGAGCCACCACCGTCGCGGTCGCCGGCTACGCCGAGGCCGAAGGGGTACGCTCCTGGGCCGGCTGGCTGCTGGCCGCCCAGGCGACCGGGGCGCTGGTCGGCGGGCTGGTCTCCGCCCGGCACACCCCCAGCGACCCACGCCGTCACCTGCGGCTCGCCGTCGCGCTGCTGGCGGTGGGGTACCTGCCGCTGCTGCTCGTCCCACCGCCGCTGCTGATGGCGGTGGGCATGGCGGTCAGCGGGCTCGCGCTGCCCACGGTGCTGACCGGCATCTTCCTCAGCGCCGACGGGGCGGCCCCACCGGGCACGGCGGCCGAGTCGTTCGCCTGGGTGGCGACCGCGTTCGCGCTGGGCAGCGCCGCCGGATCGGCCGTGGACGGTGCGCTGCTCGACACGGTCGGCGGGGTGCTGGTGGGGTTCGCGCCGGCCCCGCTGCTCATCCTCGGCGCGGCCCTGCTGGTCCGGGTCGGCACGCGGACGGTTCAGCCCCGGTAA
- a CDS encoding sensor histidine kinase codes for MPVVTTPYLTVGAPGRPTAPPPPSPPVPDNPAADALARVFTTLPIVLRLTCGIAGAAAALAVRSEPVDPTLLAVAVVVLTGWSGWFAWRGHRSGLTGRLVAVDVALTVVACLLIPRLVAAEVLPGEVSWVAILASTSVIVAQLALRSRWAVPAGLLVTGAYAVGAHLAGNDVEAIAHATTLTVQTASGTALAVVLRRSSRRADRAFAERQRVARDAVIARTAREAERRQNRDLHDTVLSTLTMVGLGAVRADSVLLRERAAADLRTLTGPDLPALAATVPVADRLRAVLARFPDLPLTTELGPVTAPAAVAGAVADSTFAALANVVRHAPGAAVRLRLAGVAGTVVVEVVDDGPGFDPVGVPAHRYGLRESVRGRMAAAGGRATVDSAPGRGTRITLEWPDDR; via the coding sequence ATGCCGGTCGTCACCACGCCGTACCTGACGGTGGGAGCCCCGGGCCGTCCCACCGCGCCACCACCACCGTCCCCACCCGTCCCGGACAACCCGGCCGCCGACGCGCTGGCCCGGGTCTTCACCACGCTACCGATCGTGCTGCGACTGACCTGCGGGATCGCCGGAGCGGCGGCGGCCCTGGCGGTCCGTAGCGAACCGGTCGACCCGACGCTGCTGGCCGTGGCGGTGGTCGTCCTCACCGGATGGTCGGGGTGGTTCGCGTGGCGGGGTCACCGGTCCGGGCTCACCGGCCGCCTGGTCGCGGTGGACGTGGCGCTGACCGTCGTCGCCTGTCTGCTCATCCCCCGGTTGGTGGCCGCCGAGGTGCTGCCCGGGGAGGTGAGCTGGGTGGCGATCCTGGCCAGCACGTCGGTGATCGTGGCTCAGCTCGCCCTGCGTTCCCGCTGGGCGGTGCCGGCCGGGCTGCTGGTCACCGGCGCGTACGCGGTCGGCGCGCACCTGGCCGGCAACGACGTCGAGGCGATCGCGCACGCGACCACCCTGACCGTGCAGACCGCCTCGGGAACGGCACTCGCGGTGGTGCTGCGGCGCAGCAGCCGGCGGGCGGACCGGGCCTTCGCCGAGCGGCAGCGCGTCGCCCGGGACGCGGTGATCGCCCGCACCGCCCGCGAGGCCGAGCGGCGACAGAACCGGGACCTGCACGACACGGTGCTCTCCACGCTGACCATGGTGGGGCTGGGCGCGGTCCGCGCCGACTCGGTACTGCTGCGGGAACGGGCCGCCGCCGACCTGCGTACCCTGACCGGCCCCGACCTGCCGGCGCTGGCCGCCACCGTGCCGGTGGCCGACCGGCTGCGGGCGGTGCTCGCCCGGTTCCCCGACCTGCCGTTGACCACCGAGCTGGGCCCGGTCACGGCACCGGCGGCGGTGGCCGGGGCGGTCGCCGACAGCACCTTCGCCGCCCTCGCCAACGTGGTGCGCCACGCGCCCGGCGCGGCCGTACGGCTGCGGCTGGCCGGGGTCGCCGGCACCGTCGTGGTCGAGGTGGTCGACGACGGGCCGGGCTTCGACCCGGTCGGGGTGCCCGCACACCGGTACGGGCTACGCGAGTCCGTCCGGGGCCGGATGGCGGCGGCCGGTGGCCGGGCCACCGTGGACTCGGCCCCCGGCCGGGGCACCCGGATCACCCTGGAGTGGCCGGATGACCGTTGA
- a CDS encoding YfbM family protein: MPATRPRGGTRSALDKAWHAIHFLLTGTAWETGTGAGAAVLGGGPVGGDIGYGPARLLDPEQVRTIAAGLEAVTVETLRTRYDVPALRAADVYPNIWDDGDDEFDSYLAPHYTLLRQFYRAAAGAGQAVLLAVV; this comes from the coding sequence ATGCCCGCCACCCGCCCACGGGGTGGAACGCGGTCGGCCCTGGACAAGGCGTGGCACGCCATCCACTTTCTGCTCACCGGTACCGCCTGGGAAACCGGCACCGGGGCCGGCGCGGCGGTGCTCGGCGGCGGGCCGGTCGGTGGCGACATCGGTTACGGCCCGGCCCGGCTGCTCGACCCGGAGCAGGTCCGCACGATCGCCGCCGGGCTCGAAGCGGTCACCGTCGAGACGCTCCGCACCCGGTACGACGTGCCCGCGCTGCGCGCCGCCGACGTGTACCCGAACATCTGGGACGACGGCGACGACGAGTTCGACAGCTATCTCGCGCCGCACTACACGCTGCTACGCCAGTTCTACCGCGCCGCGGCCGGGGCCGGGCAGGCCGTCCTGCTGGCCGTGGTCTGA
- a CDS encoding GNAT family N-acetyltransferase produces MSGDELRLSDGRVVLRPWADDDLAAMVALFDEPEIAFRVPVAAPFDLAAARTHLDMTRRAWAKGGWRYLVITEAGDDRPCGEVLLNPVGHTIGYVVGAAYRRRGLATAALRLVTGYAHDTLAMPEVYLDIEADNAGSVAVARSAGFRPADLAPQEVEDKGRRYLLHRWVHQAE; encoded by the coding sequence ATGAGCGGTGACGAGCTTCGGCTGTCCGACGGTCGCGTCGTGCTCCGCCCCTGGGCGGACGACGACCTGGCCGCGATGGTCGCCCTGTTCGACGAACCCGAGATCGCCTTCCGGGTGCCGGTGGCCGCCCCGTTCGACCTCGCCGCCGCCCGGACCCACCTGGACATGACCCGGCGGGCGTGGGCGAAGGGCGGTTGGCGCTATCTCGTGATCACCGAGGCGGGCGACGACCGGCCGTGCGGCGAGGTGCTGCTCAACCCGGTGGGGCACACCATCGGGTACGTCGTCGGGGCGGCGTACCGCAGGCGTGGCCTGGCGACCGCCGCTCTCCGGCTGGTCACCGGGTACGCGCACGACACCCTGGCGATGCCCGAGGTGTACCTGGACATCGAGGCCGACAACGCCGGCAGCGTCGCCGTCGCCCGGTCGGCGGGGTTCCGTCCGGCGGACCTCGCCCCGCAGGAGGTCGAGGACAAGGGCCGGCGTTACCTGCTGCACCGGTGGGTGCACCAGGCGGAATGA
- a CDS encoding VOC family protein encodes MGARQLKVGLRVADLDRSCALYLRLGFRQIPGQDQPNLRYLTFGHTWLILSDLHRHGYHDAEREQAVKAGPVGQGFVLAVPTPDLTATYELWRAEGLPVTLEPEDVGWARIFYGLDPDGYEVMFEEFTVAAPDER; translated from the coding sequence ATGGGTGCCCGCCAACTGAAGGTCGGGCTGCGGGTCGCCGACCTGGACCGGTCCTGTGCCCTCTACCTGCGGCTCGGCTTCCGGCAGATCCCGGGCCAGGACCAGCCGAACCTGCGGTACCTCACTTTCGGGCACACCTGGCTGATCCTGTCGGACCTGCACCGGCACGGCTACCACGACGCCGAGCGGGAGCAGGCGGTCAAGGCCGGCCCGGTGGGGCAGGGTTTCGTCCTCGCGGTGCCGACCCCCGACCTGACCGCGACGTACGAGCTGTGGCGGGCCGAGGGGCTGCCGGTGACCCTGGAACCGGAGGACGTCGGCTGGGCCAGGATCTTCTACGGTCTCGACCCGGACGGGTACGAGGTCATGTTCGAGGAGTTCACGGTGGCGGCCCCCGATGAGCGGTGA
- a CDS encoding GNAT family N-acetyltransferase, giving the protein MQTLRLEPMTEEQYARYSARAEADYAQSIVASGAMALPEATEKARADYRRLLPDGLGTAGHRLWTVYDGDVEVGLAWVGTERKSDGPHAFVYDVEVHEGLRRRGYGRGIMQAVDRWCREAGVVAVGLNVFGHNTGARALYEELGYQVVSVQMRKLL; this is encoded by the coding sequence ATGCAGACTCTCCGGCTCGAGCCGATGACCGAGGAACAGTACGCCCGCTATTCCGCGCGGGCCGAGGCCGACTACGCGCAGAGCATCGTCGCCAGTGGGGCGATGGCGCTGCCGGAGGCGACGGAGAAGGCACGGGCGGACTACCGGCGGCTGCTGCCCGACGGGCTGGGTACGGCGGGCCACCGGCTCTGGACCGTCTACGACGGCGACGTCGAGGTGGGCCTGGCGTGGGTGGGCACCGAGCGGAAGTCCGACGGCCCGCACGCCTTCGTCTACGACGTGGAGGTGCACGAGGGGTTGCGCCGCCGGGGCTACGGCCGGGGAATCATGCAGGCCGTCGACCGGTGGTGCCGGGAAGCCGGCGTGGTGGCGGTGGGCCTCAACGTCTTCGGTCACAACACCGGTGCCCGTGCCCTGTACGAGGAACTGGGGTACCAGGTGGTCTCCGTGCAGATGCGCAAGCTCCTCTAG
- a CDS encoding M23 family metallopeptidase, which translates to MRSRLASLLSVGAVLVAAVLVPAAPAAAAPSFRVPFPCNQNWSGETRTGHSPQYAIDFNRADDHGDPVKASAPGTVDVVANLGDTSYGRYVRINHGGGYTTYYAHLSGFNVSVGDSVGYGTTIGYVGNSGGSSGSHLHYEQRLNGSDIKVRFSGNLALYFGTQNYVRTAGC; encoded by the coding sequence ATGCGGTCCCGTCTGGCGAGTCTGCTCAGCGTTGGCGCGGTGCTGGTCGCCGCCGTACTGGTCCCGGCGGCCCCGGCCGCGGCGGCACCCTCGTTCCGGGTGCCGTTCCCCTGCAACCAGAACTGGTCCGGCGAGACCCGGACCGGCCACAGCCCGCAGTACGCGATCGACTTCAACCGGGCCGACGACCACGGCGATCCGGTCAAGGCCAGCGCGCCGGGCACCGTCGACGTGGTCGCCAACCTCGGGGACACCAGCTACGGCCGGTACGTGCGGATCAACCACGGGGGTGGGTACACCACGTACTACGCGCACCTCAGCGGGTTCAACGTCTCGGTGGGGGACAGCGTCGGCTACGGCACCACCATCGGGTACGTCGGCAACAGCGGTGGTTCCAGCGGCTCCCACCTGCACTACGAGCAGCGGCTGAACGGCAGTGACATCAAGGTGCGGTTCAGTGGCAACCTGGCGCTGTACTTCGGGACGCAGAACTACGTCCGTACCGCCGGCTGCTGA
- a CDS encoding response regulator transcription factor: MAGPVNGPDTAPPDGGETAPADDRDTTSAAGPPAPAGDDVVSAGGRAVRVAIVDDHPVVVEGIRSWLAAEPRLTVVATGDDPDVVLRAAPDADVVLLDLRLHGRMAVEKVTELSAAGRRVVVYSEHTDPETVLAVLDAGAVAFLAKHEGREHCVATVLAAASDRAYVPPTLAGAIVGDARPDRPALSDKEREALLLWFQSMSKASVARRMRISEHTVKQYVDRARIKYTRAGRPAATKSALLARAIEDGLIRPEEIGTYQSYAADDRPTP; this comes from the coding sequence ATGGCAGGCCCGGTGAACGGCCCCGACACGGCCCCGCCGGACGGCGGCGAGACGGCCCCGGCGGACGACCGCGACACCACGTCGGCGGCCGGGCCACCGGCACCGGCGGGTGACGACGTGGTGTCGGCGGGCGGGCGGGCGGTGCGGGTGGCGATCGTCGACGACCATCCGGTGGTCGTCGAGGGCATCCGCTCCTGGCTGGCCGCCGAGCCCCGGCTGACCGTGGTGGCGACCGGGGACGACCCGGACGTGGTGCTGCGGGCGGCCCCGGACGCCGACGTGGTCCTGCTGGACCTGCGGTTGCACGGCCGGATGGCGGTGGAGAAGGTGACCGAACTGAGCGCGGCCGGACGCCGGGTGGTGGTGTACTCCGAACACACCGACCCGGAGACGGTGCTGGCCGTCCTGGACGCCGGCGCGGTGGCGTTCCTCGCCAAGCACGAGGGCCGGGAGCACTGCGTGGCGACGGTGCTGGCAGCGGCGAGCGACCGGGCGTACGTGCCGCCGACCCTGGCCGGGGCGATCGTCGGTGACGCCCGCCCGGACCGGCCGGCCCTGTCCGACAAGGAACGCGAGGCGCTGCTGCTGTGGTTCCAGTCGATGTCGAAGGCGTCGGTGGCCCGCCGGATGCGGATCAGTGAGCACACGGTGAAGCAGTACGTGGACCGGGCCCGGATCAAGTACACCCGGGCGGGCCGGCCGGCCGCCACCAAGTCGGCGCTGCTGGCCCGGGCGATCGAGGACGGCCTCATCCGGCCCGAGGAGATCGGCACGTACCAGTCGTACGCGGCGGACGACCGGCCGACCCCCTAA
- the yidD gene encoding membrane protein insertion efficiency factor YidD — MIKIGGHGHHHHRQRKRKRKRDYCDGPNCDGPNCDGPGCCDFGLFSTLLTLGAVTAGAVRTPVVDRAGRAAILGYRRWLSHRWPGQCRFTPTCSAYGLTAVERYGLAVGGRLAADRLRRCRPDVPRGTHDPVR; from the coding sequence ATGATCAAAATTGGTGGGCACGGCCATCATCACCACCGTCAGCGCAAGCGGAAGCGCAAACGCGACTACTGCGACGGCCCGAACTGCGACGGCCCCAACTGCGACGGCCCGGGCTGCTGCGACTTCGGACTCTTCTCCACCCTGCTCACCCTCGGCGCGGTGACCGCCGGGGCGGTGCGTACGCCGGTCGTCGACCGGGCGGGTCGGGCGGCCATTCTCGGCTACCGCCGGTGGCTGTCGCACCGCTGGCCCGGCCAGTGCCGGTTCACCCCGACGTGCAGCGCGTACGGGCTGACCGCCGTCGAACGGTACGGCCTCGCGGTGGGTGGCCGGCTCGCCGCCGACCGGCTGCGGCGCTGCCGTCCCGACGTCCCACGGGGCACCCACGACCCGGTGCGGTGA
- a CDS encoding NACHT domain-containing protein, whose protein sequence is MPVIETAATGLAKTVVTRAVGQWLGHRQARDARSLDLSELVATTFRDRIVRRKAEAQIGSLVTEVTERIEQTFESEYGKLPEHEVAATLDTVSRVVASGVATDGQLFAADADPARLTRALQPAYAAAAERAGLSEAAGRLGERVLADCVRCHVELVRHLPEFTNRASQEILARFSRLSADLAEVLARLPAPPSAAAGDDDSFEQRYRQFVSTHHDQLELFGVDVHNFTPETTLSIAYLSLSVTGSGGGGRRVSAARPHAHGAFGRLVEVSSGKALFGGGQSGLRVEGALGQHRRVLLRGEAGSGKSTLLRWLAINAARGGFADSLQDWNGRIPFLVKLRAYADRPLPPVGPQLGDDMTQFATEAPPGWVERIFAEGRALLLVDGVDELVSSQRAGVREWLRRILHRYPGAIAVVTSRPTAAPARWLAAEDFTTLMLEQMSPADITVFVNRWHRAIGGARHLPCRSEDLPRYERRLLTRLDANRHLRGLATNPLMCAMLCALNLDRGDDLPHDRISLYQAALDMLLERRDTARNVPAYRRVGLGAQHARTLLQDLAWRLAISNRSELDVGQARDHVTRKLATMPKVTAEPADVFAHLLDRSGVLKDVAEDRISFVHRTFQEYLAAKEIAEENYVDALLELAGRDIWRETVIMTAGLANSEYRERLIGGLLDRADAASGRKQRLLRLLAAACVETAPGLTPATQTRIDVSLVALLPPRSKLEARSLALAGERVLDYLPDDLGDLTPPVAAAVVSTAAFVGGPRALDKLARYGPDQRPEVVAALVSAADHFEPDEYGRRVLADSPLEDGWITVDGWTAPMARHLRHLRYLRFDVQMSPEVVRALPPVRGLYLFEGIGGPADREIGALHAHPGLERLVVNSPVDPVAIPATLSQLRLLDLDLLPPYSGRTNLSWLAQFPRLTALTLWGLYRPYSWRPLTELPELSDLFLTPGPGRRPLDDVAFLRQLPALTSLGLGVCTDPRVLAHVAAHHNLKRLSLIWLDVPGLDLGTIRDLPLEYLDLSRFVGPLDLTRLAGHPTLEAVSLQGCANPMDLGPLATMPRLRRLFIGNAGPPALGLDLGPLRDRRRLTVYAEADQVLHNREGVRVRT, encoded by the coding sequence ATGCCGGTGATCGAGACCGCCGCCACCGGGTTGGCGAAGACGGTGGTGACCCGCGCCGTCGGGCAGTGGCTGGGACACCGACAGGCCCGGGACGCCCGCAGTCTCGACCTGTCGGAACTGGTCGCCACGACGTTCCGGGACCGGATCGTGCGCCGCAAGGCCGAGGCACAGATCGGCAGCCTGGTCACCGAGGTCACCGAACGCATCGAGCAGACCTTCGAATCCGAGTACGGCAAGCTGCCCGAACACGAGGTGGCGGCCACCCTCGACACGGTCAGCCGGGTGGTCGCGTCCGGGGTGGCGACCGACGGGCAGCTGTTCGCCGCCGACGCCGACCCGGCCCGACTCACCCGGGCCCTCCAACCGGCGTACGCGGCAGCGGCCGAGCGGGCCGGGCTGAGCGAGGCCGCCGGCCGGCTCGGCGAACGGGTACTGGCTGACTGCGTACGCTGCCACGTCGAGCTGGTCCGGCACCTGCCCGAGTTCACCAACCGGGCCAGCCAGGAGATCCTCGCCCGGTTCTCCCGGCTCTCCGCCGACCTGGCCGAGGTGCTGGCCCGGCTGCCCGCTCCGCCGAGCGCCGCCGCCGGTGACGACGACTCCTTCGAGCAGCGCTACCGGCAGTTCGTCTCCACCCACCACGACCAGCTCGAACTTTTCGGGGTGGACGTGCACAACTTCACCCCGGAGACCACCCTCAGCATCGCGTACCTGAGCCTCAGCGTGACCGGCTCCGGGGGCGGCGGTCGTCGGGTCTCCGCTGCCCGTCCGCACGCCCATGGCGCGTTCGGCCGGCTGGTCGAGGTCAGCTCGGGGAAGGCCCTGTTCGGGGGCGGCCAGAGCGGGCTGCGCGTGGAGGGGGCGCTCGGCCAGCACCGTCGGGTCCTGCTGCGCGGCGAGGCGGGCTCGGGCAAGAGCACCCTGCTGCGCTGGCTGGCGATCAACGCCGCCCGAGGGGGGTTCGCCGACTCGCTACAGGACTGGAACGGGCGGATTCCCTTCCTGGTGAAGTTGCGCGCGTACGCCGACCGGCCACTGCCACCGGTCGGCCCGCAGCTCGGCGACGACATGACCCAGTTCGCCACCGAGGCACCACCCGGCTGGGTCGAGCGGATCTTCGCCGAGGGTCGTGCGCTGCTCCTCGTCGACGGCGTCGACGAGCTGGTCAGCAGCCAGCGGGCCGGCGTCCGGGAGTGGTTGCGTCGGATCCTGCACCGGTATCCGGGAGCGATCGCCGTGGTGACCTCCCGGCCCACGGCGGCACCGGCCCGCTGGCTGGCCGCCGAGGACTTCACCACGCTGATGCTGGAGCAGATGAGCCCGGCCGACATCACCGTCTTCGTCAACCGCTGGCACCGGGCGATCGGTGGGGCCCGGCACCTGCCCTGCCGGTCCGAGGACCTGCCCCGGTACGAACGCCGGCTGCTCACCCGACTGGACGCCAACCGGCACCTGCGCGGGCTGGCCACCAACCCGTTGATGTGCGCCATGCTGTGCGCGCTCAACCTGGACCGGGGCGACGACCTGCCGCACGACCGGATCAGCCTCTACCAGGCCGCGCTGGACATGCTGTTGGAGCGGCGGGACACGGCCCGGAACGTGCCGGCGTACCGGCGGGTGGGGTTGGGCGCGCAGCACGCCCGCACCCTGCTCCAGGACCTGGCCTGGCGGTTGGCGATCAGCAACCGGTCGGAGCTGGACGTCGGGCAGGCCCGGGACCACGTGACCCGCAAGCTCGCCACCATGCCGAAGGTCACCGCCGAACCGGCCGACGTGTTCGCGCACCTGCTGGACCGCAGCGGCGTCCTCAAGGACGTGGCGGAGGACCGGATCTCCTTCGTGCACCGCACCTTCCAGGAGTACCTGGCGGCGAAGGAGATCGCCGAGGAGAACTACGTCGACGCGCTGCTGGAGCTGGCCGGGCGGGACATCTGGCGGGAGACCGTCATCATGACCGCCGGCCTGGCCAACAGCGAGTACCGTGAGCGGCTGATCGGCGGGCTGCTCGACCGGGCCGACGCCGCGTCCGGCCGCAAGCAGCGTCTGTTGCGGCTGCTCGCGGCGGCCTGCGTGGAGACCGCACCCGGCCTGACCCCGGCCACCCAGACCCGCATCGACGTCAGCCTGGTGGCGCTACTGCCGCCCCGCAGCAAGCTGGAGGCCCGCTCCCTGGCCCTGGCCGGGGAACGGGTCCTCGACTACCTGCCCGACGACCTCGGCGATCTCACTCCCCCGGTGGCGGCGGCCGTGGTCTCCACCGCCGCCTTCGTCGGCGGGCCCCGCGCCCTGGACAAGCTCGCCCGGTACGGCCCGGACCAGCGTCCCGAGGTGGTCGCCGCCCTGGTCAGCGCCGCCGACCATTTCGAGCCCGACGAGTACGGCCGCCGCGTCCTCGCCGACTCCCCACTCGAGGACGGCTGGATCACCGTCGACGGCTGGACCGCGCCGATGGCCCGCCACCTGCGGCACCTGCGCTACCTGCGGTTCGACGTCCAGATGTCGCCGGAGGTGGTCCGCGCGCTTCCCCCGGTCCGCGGTCTGTACCTTTTTGAGGGCATCGGCGGCCCCGCCGACCGGGAGATCGGGGCCCTCCACGCCCACCCCGGTCTGGAACGCCTGGTCGTCAACTCGCCGGTGGACCCGGTGGCGATCCCGGCCACCCTCAGCCAGCTCCGGTTGCTCGACCTCGACCTGCTGCCACCGTACAGCGGCCGGACGAACCTGTCCTGGCTCGCCCAGTTCCCCCGGCTCACCGCGCTGACCCTCTGGGGCCTCTACCGGCCGTACAGTTGGCGACCGCTCACCGAGCTACCGGAACTGAGCGACCTGTTCCTCACCCCCGGGCCGGGGCGGCGCCCGCTGGACGACGTGGCGTTCCTGCGACAGCTTCCCGCGCTGACCTCGCTGGGGCTCGGCGTCTGCACCGACCCCCGCGTCCTGGCGCACGTCGCCGCCCACCACAACCTGAAGAGACTGTCGCTGATCTGGCTGGACGTGCCGGGCCTCGATCTGGGGACGATCCGCGACCTACCGCTGGAGTACCTGGACCTCAGCCGCTTCGTCGGCCCACTCGATCTCACCAGGTTGGCAGGTCATCCCACCCTGGAGGCAGTCAGCCTGCAGGGATGTGCCAACCCGATGGATCTGGGCCCGCTGGCCACGATGCCCCGACTACGCAGGCTGTTCATCGGCAACGCGGGACCTCCCGCCCTCGGCCTCGATCTCGGGCCGCTCCGCGACCGTCGCCGCCTCACCGTGTACGCCGAGGCAGACCAGGTGCTCCACAACCGGGAGGGCGTCCGGGTCCGCACCTGA
- a CDS encoding lysophospholipid acyltransferase family protein — MPELVYPPVIAACKTMFRVLDLKITIEGAHHVPRTGGAVLAANHVSYLDFIFCGLGAQESKRLVRFMAKSEVFAHKVSGPLMRGMRHISVNRAAGAGSFNEAMAALRRGEVVGVFPEATISRSFTVKSLKTGTVRMAQEAGVPVLPVALWGGQRIWTKDRKPTLTRHVPITILIGEPLDPAGYQYAGKMNADLKARLTALVDRAQREYPDQPSGPDDAWWQPAHLGGTAPTPEQAAAMEGRPPRPAPTA, encoded by the coding sequence ATGCCGGAACTCGTGTACCCGCCCGTGATCGCCGCCTGCAAGACCATGTTCCGGGTCCTCGACCTGAAGATCACCATCGAGGGCGCACACCACGTACCGCGGACCGGCGGGGCGGTGCTGGCCGCCAACCACGTCAGCTACCTCGACTTCATCTTCTGCGGGCTGGGCGCGCAGGAGTCGAAGCGGCTGGTCCGGTTCATGGCCAAGAGCGAGGTGTTCGCGCACAAGGTCTCCGGTCCGCTGATGCGGGGCATGCGGCACATCTCGGTGAACCGGGCGGCCGGCGCCGGCTCGTTCAACGAGGCGATGGCCGCGCTGCGCCGGGGCGAGGTGGTCGGGGTCTTCCCGGAGGCCACCATCAGCCGCTCGTTCACCGTCAAGAGCCTCAAGACCGGCACCGTCCGGATGGCGCAGGAGGCCGGGGTGCCGGTCCTGCCGGTGGCGTTGTGGGGCGGGCAGCGGATCTGGACCAAGGACCGCAAGCCCACCCTCACCCGGCACGTGCCGATCACCATCCTGATCGGCGAGCCGCTGGACCCGGCCGGCTACCAGTACGCCGGCAAGATGAACGCGGACCTCAAGGCGCGGCTCACCGCCCTGGTCGACCGGGCCCAGCGGGAGTACCCGGACCAGCCGTCCGGCCCGGACGACGCCTGGTGGCAGCCGGCCCACCTGGGCGGCACCGCACCCACCCCGGAGCAGGCCGCCGCCATGGAGGGCCGCCCGCCGCGGCCCGCCCCGACCGCGTAG